Proteins from a genomic interval of Pseudomonas paeninsulae:
- a CDS encoding cbb3-type cytochrome c oxidase subunit I: MTIANPHLKFASQAVAKPYFVFALILFLGQILFGLIMGLQYVVGDFLFPLIPFNVARMVHTNLLIVWLLFGFMGAAYYLIPEEADRELHSPKLAIILFWVFAAAGVLTILGYLFVPYAGLAKMTGNDLLPTMGREFLEQPTITKIGIVVVALGFLYNIGMTLLKGRKTTISMVMMTGLIGLAVFFLFSFYNPENLARDKYYWWFVVHLWVEGVWELIMGAMLAFVLIKVTGVDREVVEKWLYVIIAMALITGILGTGHHFFWIGAPEVWLWVGSIFSAMEPIPFFAMVLFAFTMVGKRRRQHPNRAATLWAKGTTVTAFFGAGVWGFLHTLAPVNFYTHGSQLTAAHGHLAFYGAYAMIVMTMISYAMPRLRGLGEAPDERAQTIEIWGFWLMTLSMVAITLFLTAAGVVQVALQRWPTDGTALSFMSTVDQLAVFFWLRLVAGVFFLIGLLCYLYSFKQRGRATARDEAALAVSA, translated from the coding sequence ATGACCATTGCAAATCCACATCTGAAATTCGCCTCGCAAGCCGTGGCCAAGCCGTACTTCGTGTTCGCCCTGATCCTGTTCCTTGGGCAAATCCTGTTCGGTCTGATCATGGGCCTGCAGTACGTGGTTGGCGACTTCTTGTTCCCGCTGATTCCCTTCAACGTGGCGCGGATGGTGCACACCAACCTGCTGATCGTCTGGCTGCTGTTCGGCTTCATGGGGGCGGCCTATTACCTGATACCGGAAGAGGCCGATCGCGAGCTGCACAGCCCGAAGCTGGCGATCATCCTGTTCTGGGTATTCGCTGCCGCTGGCGTACTGACCATTCTCGGTTATCTGTTCGTGCCCTATGCGGGTCTGGCCAAGATGACCGGCAATGATCTGCTGCCGACCATGGGCAGGGAGTTCCTGGAACAACCGACCATAACCAAAATCGGCATCGTGGTGGTCGCACTGGGCTTCCTCTACAACATCGGCATGACCCTGCTCAAAGGTCGCAAGACCACCATCAGCATGGTCATGATGACCGGCCTGATCGGCTTGGCGGTGTTCTTCCTGTTCTCCTTCTACAACCCGGAAAACCTCGCGCGCGACAAGTATTACTGGTGGTTCGTGGTGCATCTGTGGGTGGAAGGCGTGTGGGAATTGATCATGGGTGCGATGCTCGCCTTCGTCCTGATCAAGGTCACCGGGGTGGATCGTGAAGTGGTCGAGAAGTGGCTGTATGTGATCATCGCCATGGCCCTGATCACCGGCATCCTCGGCACCGGTCACCACTTCTTCTGGATAGGTGCGCCGGAGGTCTGGCTGTGGGTCGGCTCGATTTTCTCGGCCATGGAGCCGATACCGTTCTTCGCCATGGTGTTGTTCGCCTTCACCATGGTCGGCAAACGGCGTCGCCAGCATCCTAACCGCGCCGCTACCCTGTGGGCCAAGGGCACTACCGTGACGGCCTTCTTCGGTGCTGGCGTGTGGGGTTTCCTGCATACCCTGGCCCCGGTGAACTTCTACACCCACGGTTCGCAACTGACCGCGGCGCATGGCCACCTGGCCTTCTACGGCGCCTACGCAATGATCGTGATGACCATGATCAGCTACGCCATGCCGCGCTTGCGTGGTCTCGGCGAGGCGCCGGATGAGCGGGCGCAAACCATCGAGATCTGGGGCTTCTGGTTGATGACCCTGTCGATGGTGGCGATCACCCTGTTCCTCACTGCTGCCGGCGTGGTGCAGGTCGCACTACAACGTTGGCCGACGGATGGCACTGCGCTGTCGTTCATGAGTACCGTCGACCAGTTGGCCGTGTTCTTCTGGCTGCGTCTGGTAGCCGGGGTGTTCTTCCTGATCGGCTTGCTCTGCTACCTGTACAGCTTCAAGCAGCGTGGCCGGGCCACGGCCCGCGACGAAGCAGCCTTAGCCGTTTCGGCATGA